The following proteins come from a genomic window of Pirellula staleyi DSM 6068:
- a CDS encoding zinc ribbon domain-containing protein encodes MIIYGSRGIERTVTQGNFHCPRCGPSRVFTHKEIRRWFTLYFIPVFPMYRAGEYIECGTCGATFGPEVLNYSPEPSQQVSDPMMVARGAAAASGAIPFDEPDPNAVRQQMVATSRRLLVLSLAALPRPNEGHMTSLCNEFHRLVGQPLTPDQVNGEWQQVIQSGQNIVPYARQVSGQFTPQQLSAIMQAITGMIAGGRSITMEERQLASQIATALGISSTIAEQVIVPALGR; translated from the coding sequence ATGATCATCTACGGAAGTCGTGGTATTGAGCGGACAGTGACCCAGGGAAACTTTCATTGCCCTCGGTGCGGCCCCAGCCGCGTGTTTACTCACAAAGAAATTCGCCGCTGGTTCACGCTCTACTTCATTCCCGTGTTTCCGATGTACCGGGCCGGGGAATACATCGAATGCGGCACTTGCGGCGCCACGTTCGGCCCCGAAGTGCTGAACTATTCGCCCGAGCCATCGCAGCAGGTGAGCGACCCGATGATGGTTGCCCGCGGCGCTGCTGCTGCATCGGGGGCGATCCCTTTCGACGAGCCCGATCCCAACGCCGTGCGCCAGCAGATGGTGGCCACCAGTCGTCGGCTGCTGGTCCTTTCCCTGGCGGCACTTCCGCGCCCCAACGAAGGGCACATGACCTCGCTTTGCAACGAGTTTCATCGACTCGTCGGGCAGCCCTTGACCCCCGACCAAGTCAATGGTGAATGGCAGCAGGTGATTCAGTCGGGGCAGAATATTGTCCCCTACGCGCGGCAAGTCTCCGGGCAATTCACCCCCCAGCAGCTGTCGGCCATCATGCAGGCCATCACCGGCATGATCGCCGGGGGGCGTAGCATCACGATGGAAGAACGGCAGCTCGCCAGTCAAATCGCCACCGCCCTCGGCATCTCCTCGACCATTGCCGAGCAGGTGATCGTCCCCGCGCTCGGCCGCTAG
- the thiO gene encoding glycine oxidase ThiO, which produces MNDCLVIGGGVIGLSIAWELARRGQSVQLVDQGKLAREASWAGAGILPPAARPLAIHPYDQLRAMAFEMHREWSARLLRETGIHNGYQQNGAIYLARSAGEVASLVAWSQLASDEQVQIEKLTPARLREIEPAIAPAPSSKPLRATYFLPEECQIRNPRHLQSLIRACQQAGVELIENSPLVDLQLHGGEVVAAITSQGELRAKNYCIATGAWSGILLQKLGFEVGVLPIRGQMLLLKTDAPILRTIVNEGPRYMVPRDDGHLLIGATEEEVGFDKRNTEEALADLHQFAIELVPSLASAQVVQSWAGLRPASYDGFPYLGKLPNLANAFVAAGHFRSGLYLSPATAMVMSDLISGITPAVDLSPFCVLR; this is translated from the coding sequence ATGAACGATTGCCTGGTGATTGGTGGTGGTGTGATCGGACTCTCGATCGCTTGGGAGCTCGCGCGTCGTGGCCAATCGGTGCAGCTGGTGGACCAGGGAAAACTGGCGCGTGAAGCAAGCTGGGCCGGTGCCGGAATTCTTCCTCCCGCCGCACGTCCCCTGGCGATTCATCCCTACGATCAGCTTCGCGCCATGGCATTTGAAATGCATCGCGAATGGTCGGCGCGACTCCTCCGTGAAACTGGCATTCACAACGGCTATCAGCAAAACGGGGCTATCTATCTCGCGCGCTCGGCTGGCGAAGTTGCTTCGCTAGTCGCCTGGAGCCAGCTTGCCAGCGACGAACAGGTGCAGATCGAAAAACTCACCCCCGCGCGCCTTCGCGAAATCGAACCGGCCATCGCCCCAGCCCCGTCGTCGAAGCCGCTCCGCGCCACCTACTTTCTGCCGGAAGAATGTCAGATTCGCAATCCTCGGCATCTGCAGTCGCTCATTCGCGCCTGTCAGCAAGCGGGAGTCGAGCTGATTGAAAACAGCCCGCTCGTCGATCTGCAGTTGCACGGTGGCGAAGTGGTGGCCGCCATCACCTCGCAAGGCGAATTGCGGGCCAAAAACTACTGCATCGCCACCGGCGCGTGGTCCGGCATTCTGCTGCAGAAGCTCGGTTTTGAAGTGGGTGTTCTGCCGATACGCGGACAAATGCTGCTGCTCAAAACCGACGCCCCGATCCTCCGCACCATTGTGAACGAAGGCCCGCGCTACATGGTGCCGCGCGACGATGGCCATCTGCTGATCGGCGCCACCGAAGAAGAAGTCGGCTTCGACAAACGCAACACCGAAGAAGCTCTAGCCGACTTGCATCAGTTTGCCATCGAGCTTGTCCCTAGCCTCGCGAGCGCACAGGTCGTGCAATCGTGGGCTGGCCTGCGGCCCGCTTCGTACGATGGTTTTCCGTACCTCGGAAAGCTGCCGAATTTAGCCAACGCATTTGTCGCCGCCGGACACTTTCGAAGTGGGCTCTACTTGTCTCCCGCCACAGCCATGGTGATGAGCGACTTGATTTCGGGGATCACGCCGGCGGTCGATCTTTCGCCGTTTTGCGTCCTGCGCTAA
- a CDS encoding TIGR04282 family arsenosugar biosynthesis glycosyltransferase, giving the protein MAKYWQAGSAKTRLAPLLGFEHAALVQKYLVEAVVARWKSVADERAICFAPATARDQFAALIASLAPAAWHLTEQSPGDLGERLISCTSAAFHAGCQRLLLIGSDSPDLPRDYIDEAFAQLATHDIVLGPSEDGGYYLVGLSQPAITIFQSIAWSTPQVLQQTLARIAAAGLSVHLLPAWYDCDEPSDLERLMQQLARRSVADPDRAEPDLVALERKLRELREQANSQAMQQQ; this is encoded by the coding sequence ATGGCCAAGTACTGGCAGGCCGGGAGCGCCAAAACACGCCTCGCGCCTCTGCTGGGGTTCGAGCATGCGGCGCTCGTGCAAAAATATTTGGTCGAGGCAGTAGTTGCGCGCTGGAAATCGGTGGCCGACGAGCGCGCGATCTGTTTTGCTCCGGCGACCGCCCGCGACCAGTTCGCCGCGCTCATCGCATCGCTTGCCCCTGCAGCCTGGCACCTCACCGAGCAATCGCCGGGCGATCTAGGCGAGCGACTCATCAGCTGCACTAGCGCTGCGTTCCACGCCGGTTGTCAGCGCCTGCTGTTGATCGGCAGCGACTCGCCCGATCTTCCCCGCGACTATATAGACGAAGCTTTCGCGCAACTGGCGACGCACGACATCGTGCTCGGTCCGAGCGAAGATGGTGGCTACTATCTCGTGGGGCTCTCGCAACCCGCCATCACGATTTTTCAATCAATCGCCTGGAGCACCCCGCAGGTTCTGCAGCAAACGCTCGCGCGCATCGCCGCCGCTGGGCTCTCCGTGCATCTGCTCCCCGCATGGTACGATTGTGATGAGCCGAGCGATCTCGAGCGGCTGATGCAGCAACTAGCGCGTCGCTCGGTTGCCGATCCCGATCGGGCTGAACCCGATTTAGTAGCGCTCGAGCGAAAGCTCCGCGAGCTTCGTGAGCAAGCCAATTCGCAAGCCATGCAGCAGCAATAA
- a CDS encoding serine/threonine-protein kinase: MAKLSVDAFLDYVQKSGLADSGALETALAPLKAKHGGSLPEDADLVAAELIDAKLITSWHSEKLMDKKYKGFFLGKYKLLRHIGSGGMSSVYLAEHLLMRRQRAIKVLPKARVNDSSYLARFHLEAQATASLDHPNIVRAYDVDNDGDTHFLVMEYIEGRDLQNIVKAEGPLPLELACNYIAQAAEGLDYSHKSSLIHRDVKPANLLVDTKGLVKILDLGLALSSDSEQASLTIAHNENVLGTADYLSPEQAVNSHKVDHRADIYSLGCTLYYLLSGHPPFPDGTLAQRIAKHQTQMPEDLRKERPDVPRDLCDICLKMMQKRPEKRFHTMREVADALEAWLVNHGYRFEPGSSDAARKAAQLTAASVASRGGGSSKLGLPGAGSGRGMPGTDRPVPDHSDDTISDQAREGTVKGLEGLPKATRLPGSSPAAPAAKGSPGSSKRVVDPTAKSQPTAGSNKGLPVARPLDSSASGSSKSNSSALPNFNFDVGGSGSTKSGSTKSGSAKPAAKPAARPGGSKIKTTSGGMPILSLGTSSPAINPAGSTSSIAGKGPAGTKVGAKKGLLASLTAKVPLWLLIGGGVAAVAVAIAGIVTVAIMIGGSGDSPRRERQPESTNSNDTSYLAPPTPPGYLEGMSVATDSSRTTTLGGPGPVLPPNF; the protein is encoded by the coding sequence ATGGCAAAGCTTAGCGTCGACGCGTTTCTCGATTACGTCCAGAAAAGTGGTCTGGCCGATAGCGGTGCGCTCGAAACGGCCCTCGCCCCTCTGAAGGCGAAGCATGGCGGATCGCTTCCCGAAGATGCCGATCTCGTGGCGGCCGAGTTGATCGACGCCAAACTGATCACCAGTTGGCACTCGGAAAAGCTGATGGACAAGAAGTACAAAGGCTTCTTCCTCGGCAAGTACAAACTGCTGCGGCACATTGGCAGCGGTGGTATGAGCAGCGTTTATTTGGCCGAGCATCTGCTGATGCGTCGCCAGCGGGCGATTAAAGTACTTCCCAAAGCGCGGGTGAACGACTCGAGCTATCTGGCCCGGTTTCATCTCGAAGCGCAAGCAACAGCTTCGCTCGACCATCCGAACATCGTGCGAGCCTACGACGTCGACAACGATGGCGACACGCACTTTTTGGTGATGGAGTACATCGAAGGGCGCGATCTGCAGAACATTGTGAAAGCAGAAGGACCGCTGCCACTCGAACTCGCCTGCAACTACATCGCGCAGGCTGCCGAGGGACTCGACTACTCGCACAAATCGTCGCTGATTCACCGCGACGTGAAGCCGGCCAACTTGCTGGTGGATACCAAGGGGCTCGTCAAGATTCTCGACCTTGGCTTAGCGCTGAGCAGCGATAGCGAACAAGCGTCGCTGACGATTGCCCACAACGAAAATGTGCTCGGCACGGCCGACTATCTATCGCCCGAACAAGCGGTGAATAGTCACAAGGTCGATCATCGGGCCGACATCTACAGCCTCGGCTGTACGCTCTATTATTTGCTCTCGGGTCATCCTCCATTTCCTGATGGAACGCTGGCCCAGCGGATTGCCAAACATCAGACGCAGATGCCGGAAGATTTGCGCAAAGAGCGACCTGATGTGCCGCGCGATCTGTGCGACATCTGCCTGAAGATGATGCAAAAACGGCCTGAAAAACGCTTCCACACGATGCGCGAAGTGGCCGACGCACTCGAAGCGTGGTTGGTGAATCACGGCTATCGATTTGAGCCAGGCAGCAGCGATGCGGCGCGGAAAGCGGCGCAGCTGACAGCCGCCAGTGTCGCCTCGCGTGGAGGTGGCTCGTCGAAACTGGGCCTTCCCGGAGCGGGCTCCGGACGGGGCATGCCGGGAACCGATCGACCTGTGCCCGATCATAGCGACGATACGATTTCCGATCAGGCTCGCGAAGGAACGGTGAAAGGTCTCGAGGGACTTCCCAAGGCGACGCGGTTGCCGGGTAGTTCCCCCGCCGCACCAGCTGCGAAGGGATCGCCCGGCAGTAGCAAGAGAGTGGTTGATCCGACTGCCAAGTCGCAGCCGACCGCTGGCAGCAACAAGGGACTCCCTGTCGCTCGCCCACTCGATAGCTCGGCGAGTGGTAGTTCCAAAAGCAACTCGAGCGCTTTGCCGAACTTCAATTTCGACGTGGGTGGCTCGGGCTCGACGAAATCGGGGTCGACCAAATCGGGCTCTGCCAAGCCAGCGGCGAAACCAGCCGCACGTCCCGGTGGCTCGAAGATTAAGACCACCTCGGGTGGCATGCCGATCTTATCGCTCGGCACCAGCAGCCCTGCGATTAACCCAGCAGGAAGCACCTCGTCGATTGCTGGTAAGGGTCCTGCGGGAACGAAGGTGGGGGCGAAAAAGGGGCTGCTCGCCTCACTCACCGCCAAAGTGCCGCTGTGGCTGCTGATTGGTGGAGGTGTTGCCGCAGTGGCCGTGGCGATCGCGGGAATTGTGACCGTCGCGATCATGATTGGCGGTTCGGGAGACTCACCTCGCCGCGAGCGTCAGCCGGAATCAACCAATTCGAACGACACCAGCTACCTTGCCCCGCCCACCCCTCCAGGCTACCTGGAAGGGATGTCGGTGGCGACCGACAGCTCAAGAACCACCACTTTGGGTGGTCCAGGGCCGGTTCTACCGCCAAATTTTTGA
- a CDS encoding c-type cytochrome domain-containing protein, producing MRCFSRLMVTFALLSLVALLGLASTSHAVATPEQRAEIAAISTLTSKAANLFKAGKFKESGEAVAEVQTRIEKLAESGDAQVIELLAPTYRRLLNAHAVLELEGITLPALKPLEAEKPMPKPGEAPAGGGTSFTKEVAPILVQHCGGCHVRGSRGMFSMASYDVLMKGPAAGKVVFPGNIDGSDLVVKIQDKEMPPSGAGIPEPQLATLKKWITEGAKFDGPDPAANLTALTAGTPAAAPPMVMVAEATGKETISFAKDIAPVLVASCTGCHGTNRPRENFSVFTFESLLKGGDLGTAILPGKPADSLLIKKLKGTADGMRMPQGMAPLADEVIAKFEKWIEEGAKFDGGNAKQSVIEIAALAKANSSTHEQLSLDRANLALSNWKLVLPDMPADKVETTNFMVLGNVGENTLADIGQQAESLAPKIATIFKAPADQALVKGRVSLYVFRERYDYSEFGKMVERRDLPLPWRGHFNYTIVDAYGVVVPPRAGDYSLQVLIGQQLAGTYIASLGKGTPRWFAEGSARVAASRLDGADGRVQKWDDAVLPVVSTMSAPDDFLTGKLPPEETDICAYSFVKFLMADAKRYDKLLADLRKGGNFDQSFSATYGGSPNQVAQAWVRKPPAKSKPLGKK from the coding sequence ATGCGTTGTTTCTCTCGACTCATGGTCACCTTCGCGCTGCTCAGCCTCGTGGCTCTTCTGGGACTTGCAAGCACGTCGCATGCCGTTGCCACCCCCGAACAACGGGCCGAGATCGCCGCCATCAGCACGCTCACTTCCAAAGCGGCCAACCTGTTCAAGGCTGGCAAGTTTAAGGAATCGGGCGAAGCGGTTGCCGAAGTGCAAACTCGCATCGAAAAGCTCGCTGAAAGTGGCGATGCTCAGGTTATCGAACTCTTGGCTCCCACCTATCGCCGCCTGCTCAATGCGCACGCAGTGCTCGAGCTCGAAGGAATCACCCTCCCCGCCCTCAAGCCACTCGAAGCTGAAAAGCCGATGCCCAAGCCGGGCGAAGCTCCTGCAGGTGGCGGAACCAGCTTCACCAAAGAGGTCGCTCCGATTTTGGTGCAGCACTGTGGTGGTTGCCACGTCCGCGGCAGTCGCGGCATGTTCTCGATGGCCAGCTACGACGTGCTGATGAAAGGACCTGCTGCTGGCAAAGTGGTCTTTCCAGGCAACATCGATGGCAGCGACCTCGTCGTGAAGATCCAAGATAAAGAGATGCCCCCCAGCGGCGCTGGCATCCCCGAACCGCAACTCGCGACCCTCAAAAAATGGATCACCGAAGGGGCCAAGTTCGACGGCCCCGATCCCGCCGCTAACCTCACTGCCCTCACCGCTGGCACTCCAGCCGCCGCTCCACCGATGGTGATGGTGGCCGAAGCAACCGGTAAAGAAACCATCAGCTTTGCCAAAGATATTGCCCCGGTCCTCGTTGCCTCGTGCACCGGCTGTCACGGCACGAATCGCCCGCGCGAAAACTTCAGCGTCTTCACGTTCGAGAGCTTGCTCAAGGGTGGCGACCTCGGCACTGCGATCCTCCCCGGTAAACCTGCCGACAGTTTGCTGATTAAGAAGCTCAAGGGAACCGCTGATGGAATGCGCATGCCACAAGGCATGGCTCCCCTAGCCGACGAAGTGATTGCGAAGTTCGAGAAGTGGATCGAAGAAGGGGCCAAGTTCGATGGCGGTAACGCCAAACAATCGGTGATCGAAATCGCCGCACTGGCCAAAGCCAACTCCAGCACGCACGAACAGCTGAGCCTCGACCGCGCTAACCTGGCGCTCTCGAACTGGAAGCTCGTTCTCCCCGATATGCCTGCCGATAAAGTCGAAACCACCAACTTCATGGTGCTCGGCAACGTAGGCGAAAACACACTCGCCGATATCGGACAACAAGCCGAATCGCTCGCTCCCAAAATTGCCACCATCTTCAAGGCACCAGCCGACCAGGCACTCGTGAAGGGTCGCGTTTCGCTCTATGTCTTCCGCGAACGCTACGACTACAGCGAGTTCGGCAAAATGGTCGAGCGCCGTGATCTGCCACTCCCTTGGCGCGGTCACTTCAACTACACCATTGTCGACGCCTATGGCGTGGTTGTTCCACCTCGCGCTGGCGACTACTCGCTGCAGGTCCTCATCGGTCAGCAGCTTGCCGGCACCTATATCGCCTCGCTCGGTAAAGGAACGCCGCGCTGGTTCGCGGAAGGCTCGGCCCGCGTTGCTGCCTCGCGTCTCGATGGTGCTGATGGCCGCGTTCAGAAGTGGGACGATGCCGTGCTTCCAGTCGTCTCAACGATGAGCGCTCCCGACGACTTCCTCACCGGCAAACTCCCTCCCGAAGAAACCGATATCTGTGCCTACAGCTTCGTAAAGTTCCTGATGGCCGACGCTAAACGCTACGACAAACTCCTGGCCGATCTCCGCAAAGGTGGCAACTTCGATCAGTCGTTCTCGGCCACCTACGGCGGCAGCCCGAATCAAGTGGCCCAGGCCTGGGTGCGCAAGCCACCAGCGAAATCCAAGCCGCTCGGTAAGAAGTAA
- the larE gene encoding ATP-dependent sacrificial sulfur transferase LarE produces MATVPIELTAELAAKRDQLLASLATLSSVAVAFSGGVDSAVVAKAAQLSLGDAAVAVTGVSPSLASGELEIAIEVASAIGIRHEIMRTDELGSEGYVRNAGDRCYFCKTELYTQLESRLAALDVEAIVNGANVDDLGDHRPGMKAASEHRVRSPLAEAGLTKAEVRELARYWNLSVSDKPATPCLSSRLAYGVQVTPERLRMIDEAEVWLKEQGIANCRVRLHEGMIARLEVPVSDLVRVASSPLRETLAAEFKRLGFRFVTLDLEGFRSGSLNQLLTIELVK; encoded by the coding sequence ATGGCAACGGTACCGATCGAGCTCACGGCCGAACTGGCTGCAAAACGCGATCAGCTTTTGGCTTCTCTGGCAACGCTCTCGAGCGTGGCAGTGGCGTTTTCTGGCGGGGTCGACTCTGCCGTGGTGGCCAAAGCGGCTCAACTATCGCTCGGCGATGCAGCAGTGGCTGTCACCGGCGTAAGTCCCAGTCTGGCCAGCGGCGAACTCGAAATCGCCATCGAAGTGGCCAGCGCCATCGGCATTCGCCACGAGATCATGCGGACCGATGAACTCGGCTCGGAGGGGTATGTCCGCAACGCGGGAGATCGATGCTATTTCTGTAAGACCGAACTTTATACGCAGCTCGAGTCGCGCTTAGCAGCGCTTGATGTCGAGGCGATTGTCAACGGCGCGAATGTTGACGATCTAGGCGATCATCGTCCCGGTATGAAAGCGGCGAGTGAACATCGGGTCCGTAGTCCGCTGGCGGAAGCGGGGCTGACGAAAGCCGAAGTTCGCGAACTCGCACGCTACTGGAATTTGAGCGTCTCGGATAAGCCCGCCACACCTTGCCTCTCGAGCCGCCTAGCGTATGGCGTGCAGGTGACTCCCGAGCGACTGCGGATGATCGACGAGGCTGAAGTTTGGCTGAAAGAGCAGGGGATCGCCAACTGCCGCGTGCGACTGCACGAAGGCATGATCGCGCGACTGGAAGTGCCAGTGAGCGATTTGGTGAGGGTTGCTTCGTCGCCACTGCGCGAAACGCTCGCAGCGGAGTTCAAGCGACTCGGGTTTCGCTTTGTCACGCTCGATCTCGAAGGTTTTCGCAGTGGCAGTTTGAATCAGCTACTCACAATCGAACTGGTGAAGTAG
- a CDS encoding DUF4912 domain-containing protein → MITIATLKTQTWKDLAELAKSKGLSGYHSMRKDELVKLLAKSAKAKAARKSAPKSTAVKATARPAASSRSVVKPVAKTASVKSPAAVKNGKPAANRVSSRASAPAAAVARAKAAPTPPKVNPRVAERIQRVHAERERLKDLSGSLGHVVSGGGKKRNSPDKDRVVLMVRDSYWIQACWQVLRTSVKRAEAALAEHWHTAKPMLRLLEVDGSNTTSTSERVVREVEIHGGVNNWYIEVNNPPQSYRVDLGYLAANGKFYTLCRSNAVSTPLPDSTSEIDENWSDIAENYEKVFALSGGYSEDGNSGELRELFEERLRRPMGPPNGNGSQFGMGADRILHKHREFQFQVDAEMIIYGSTKSDARVTLAGEPVKLRSDGTFTIRLAMPDKRQVLPVVAASADGVEQRTIVIAVERNTKVLEPMVREAND, encoded by the coding sequence GTGATTACGATTGCAACCCTGAAGACGCAAACCTGGAAAGACCTCGCCGAGCTCGCCAAAAGCAAGGGGCTTTCTGGCTATCATTCGATGCGGAAGGACGAGCTTGTCAAATTGCTCGCCAAAAGTGCCAAGGCGAAAGCCGCCCGCAAATCGGCCCCCAAATCAACTGCGGTGAAAGCCACCGCTCGACCAGCAGCCTCCAGCCGCTCTGTCGTAAAGCCCGTTGCAAAAACAGCTTCGGTCAAATCGCCAGCCGCTGTCAAAAACGGTAAGCCAGCGGCTAATCGCGTGTCGAGCCGAGCTTCGGCTCCTGCTGCTGCTGTTGCTCGGGCGAAAGCCGCTCCCACACCTCCGAAGGTTAACCCCCGGGTGGCGGAACGGATCCAGCGCGTGCATGCCGAACGCGAACGGCTGAAAGACCTGAGTGGTTCGCTCGGTCACGTTGTCAGCGGCGGCGGCAAAAAGCGAAACAGTCCCGACAAAGATCGCGTCGTTTTGATGGTTCGCGATTCGTACTGGATTCAGGCCTGCTGGCAGGTGCTCCGGACGAGTGTGAAGCGAGCCGAAGCGGCACTGGCCGAACATTGGCACACCGCCAAGCCGATGCTCCGTCTGCTGGAAGTCGATGGCAGCAACACCACCAGCACCAGCGAACGTGTGGTGCGTGAAGTCGAAATTCATGGTGGCGTGAACAACTGGTACATCGAAGTTAACAATCCACCGCAAAGCTATCGCGTCGATCTGGGTTACTTGGCCGCGAATGGCAAGTTCTACACCCTCTGTCGCAGCAATGCCGTTTCGACGCCGCTCCCCGACAGCACGAGCGAGATCGACGAGAATTGGTCGGACATTGCAGAAAACTACGAGAAGGTTTTTGCCCTCAGCGGTGGCTACTCGGAAGATGGGAACAGCGGCGAATTGCGTGAGTTGTTCGAAGAGCGTCTCCGTCGTCCGATGGGCCCACCCAATGGCAACGGCTCGCAGTTTGGTATGGGGGCCGATCGCATCCTGCACAAGCATCGCGAGTTCCAGTTCCAAGTCGATGCCGAGATGATCATCTATGGTTCGACGAAGAGCGACGCTCGCGTCACGTTGGCTGGTGAACCAGTGAAGCTCCGCAGCGACGGAACCTTCACGATTCGTCTGGCGATGCCCGACAAGCGTCAAGTGCTCCCCGTGGTGGCCGCGAGTGCTGATGGTGTCGAGCAACGCACGATTGTGATTGCCGTCGAGCGCAACACCAAGGTGCTCGAGCCGATGGTTCGCGAAGCTAACGACTAA
- a CDS encoding F0F1 ATP synthase subunit A encodes MASSILHIKDSYYFEVPSKLWKASYGSRKEFPDVWVSLDPDYQKWEAEKLLEKLSEMGLKLDDPHALEHEWEHWQHADHANHGKPFFIFLEEKFAALEADFASHKEATEAAGEREVSAAESKVERLIAEGAKPADQKAAKAAVETAKEAVASTQKLTIGEYLKSDDVKTDTPAAQALVEFAKLRSTEEFSTKWLELRSYKARVAEYKADTQVSEWDASKLAGYNKAISGKILIPQPFGELRNFYETNTGFCVSRFMIIEIVICAILIVAFRWLAQNIQPGGAPKGRLWNLLETFVVFIRDQVAAPAFGGDHGHDDHGHDDHGHDNHGHAKADHGHGHDAHKHHDAHHGHAPAAHGHAVAHAKPVSDTIRFTPLLCTIFFFVLTCNLFGMLPWAGAPTGSFSVTIGLAAVTLFTGMVMGIKKFGALGYLMNQIPSMDLPLPIAIFLKPGIFFIEVIGLLIKHLVLAIRLLANMFAGHVVLLGIMGVAFGAQAAASYITPEGFQGTWWIAAFFAVFGSALLSLLELFVAFLQAYIFTFLSALFIAGAVHKH; translated from the coding sequence ATGGCAAGTTCGATTCTGCACATCAAGGACTCCTACTACTTCGAAGTTCCGTCGAAGCTTTGGAAAGCTTCGTACGGCAGTCGAAAAGAGTTTCCCGATGTCTGGGTCTCGCTCGATCCCGACTATCAAAAATGGGAAGCCGAGAAGCTGCTCGAAAAGCTCAGCGAAATGGGGCTGAAGCTCGATGATCCCCATGCCCTCGAGCATGAATGGGAACATTGGCAACACGCCGACCATGCCAACCACGGCAAACCGTTCTTCATTTTCCTCGAAGAGAAGTTCGCAGCTCTCGAGGCTGATTTCGCCTCGCACAAAGAAGCGACCGAAGCTGCTGGCGAACGCGAAGTTTCCGCCGCTGAAAGCAAGGTCGAACGCCTGATTGCCGAAGGGGCCAAGCCAGCCGACCAGAAGGCTGCCAAAGCGGCCGTCGAGACAGCGAAAGAGGCGGTCGCCAGCACACAGAAACTCACCATCGGCGAGTACCTGAAGAGCGACGACGTCAAGACCGACACTCCCGCCGCCCAAGCCCTGGTCGAGTTCGCGAAGCTTCGCTCCACCGAAGAGTTCAGCACCAAGTGGCTCGAGCTCCGGTCGTACAAGGCCCGCGTCGCCGAGTACAAAGCCGACACGCAAGTATCCGAATGGGATGCTTCCAAACTGGCTGGCTACAACAAAGCCATCTCGGGCAAAATCCTGATTCCTCAACCGTTCGGTGAGCTTCGCAACTTCTACGAAACTAACACCGGGTTTTGCGTCTCGCGGTTCATGATCATCGAAATCGTCATCTGTGCGATTCTGATCGTGGCCTTCCGCTGGCTTGCTCAAAACATACAGCCCGGTGGTGCCCCCAAGGGACGCCTCTGGAACTTGCTCGAAACCTTCGTGGTATTCATCCGCGACCAAGTGGCCGCCCCTGCTTTCGGTGGCGATCACGGGCATGATGATCACGGACACGACGACCATGGCCACGACAATCATGGTCATGCCAAGGCCGATCATGGCCACGGCCACGACGCTCACAAGCATCACGACGCACATCACGGTCATGCCCCAGCGGCTCACGGCCATGCTGTGGCACATGCTAAGCCAGTGAGCGACACCATTCGCTTTACACCGCTCCTCTGCACGATCTTTTTCTTCGTGCTGACGTGCAACCTGTTCGGCATGCTTCCTTGGGCCGGTGCTCCCACCGGTTCGTTTAGCGTAACGATTGGCCTAGCTGCAGTGACCCTGTTCACCGGCATGGTGATGGGCATTAAGAAGTTCGGTGCCCTCGGTTACCTGATGAACCAAATCCCCAGCATGGATTTGCCACTCCCGATCGCCATCTTCCTGAAGCCTGGTATCTTCTTCATCGAAGTGATCGGCCTCTTGATCAAGCACTTGGTGCTGGCGATTCGTTTGCTCGCCAACATGTTTGCCGGTCACGTGGTGCTCCTGGGTATCATGGGGGTCGCTTTTGGTGCCCAAGCAGCCGCCTCCTACATCACGCCGGAAGGCTTTCAGGGTACGTGGTGGATTGCCGCCTTTTTCGCCGTCTTTGGATCAGCTCTGCTCAGTTTGCTCGAGTTGTTTGTGGCCTTTTTGCAGGCCTATATTTTCACCTTTTTGTCAGCCCTCTTCATTGCCGGTGCCGTGCACAAGCATTAA
- the atpE gene encoding ATP synthase F0 subunit C, whose protein sequence is MKRFATYGLSLVALLFVASVAFAQEGGAAAATTPLISFSAAAGVALTVIGAGYGISKLASSALESMARQPEVAGNIQTAMIIAAALIEGFTFYALFILSGFKQLV, encoded by the coding sequence GTGAAACGGTTCGCAACGTACGGTTTGTCGCTTGTCGCTCTGCTCTTCGTCGCTTCGGTTGCCTTCGCTCAAGAAGGTGGCGCTGCCGCCGCCACCACGCCCCTCATCAGCTTTAGCGCTGCTGCCGGTGTGGCCCTGACCGTGATTGGTGCTGGTTATGGCATCAGCAAGCTCGCCAGCAGCGCTCTGGAGAGCATGGCTCGTCAGCCTGAAGTCGCCGGTAACATCCAAACCGCGATGATCATCGCTGCAGCTCTGATCGAAGGTTTCACCTTCTACGCTCTCTTCATCCTCTCGGGCTTCAAACAGCTCGTCTAA